The following proteins are encoded in a genomic region of Gemmatimonadota bacterium:
- a CDS encoding calcium/sodium antiporter, with product MPDTITQVLLFALGVLGLYYGAEWLVRGAGRLARGWGVSALTIGLTVVAFGTSAPELAVGVFAALGGKPELALGNVVGSNVMNIALILGITALLLPIEVGAGVIRREIPVMILVTLATALFALDGSIDGLDAIMLLTLFAAYFWVVFRGPARGRVKAEAEYEELVQPGAAAPPRTWINFVLIGAGIAVMLVGARALVIASIFFARRMGLSEMVIGLTIVAVGTSLPELATALVAVWRKKSEIAVGNIVGSNVFNLCAILGVTALISPIPVSRNVLSVEFVQMTAISVVLLPLAWPKGGFQGIDGGPAYRLHRSEGLLLLGLYVLFALTIFVRAGRI from the coding sequence ATGCCCGACACCATCACACAGGTTCTGCTTTTCGCCCTTGGAGTCCTGGGGCTCTATTACGGCGCCGAATGGCTGGTCCGAGGAGCGGGCCGGCTCGCACGCGGGTGGGGTGTGAGCGCTCTGACGATAGGGCTCACGGTCGTCGCGTTCGGCACGTCCGCGCCAGAGTTGGCGGTGGGCGTGTTCGCGGCGCTGGGCGGGAAACCCGAGCTGGCGCTGGGCAACGTGGTGGGATCGAACGTGATGAACATCGCGCTCATCCTCGGGATCACCGCCTTGCTGCTGCCCATCGAGGTGGGGGCCGGGGTGATCCGTCGCGAGATCCCGGTGATGATACTGGTCACGCTCGCGACCGCCCTGTTCGCGCTCGATGGGTCGATCGACGGCCTCGACGCGATCATGCTCCTGACGCTGTTCGCCGCTTACTTCTGGGTGGTGTTTCGCGGCCCGGCGCGCGGCCGCGTAAAGGCCGAGGCCGAGTACGAAGAACTCGTACAGCCCGGCGCCGCGGCCCCTCCCAGGACCTGGATCAACTTCGTGCTGATCGGCGCCGGCATCGCCGTCATGCTCGTGGGGGCGCGAGCGCTGGTCATCGCGTCGATCTTCTTCGCCCGCCGCATGGGCCTTTCGGAGATGGTGATCGGGCTGACGATCGTGGCGGTCGGCACGTCGCTGCCGGAGCTCGCCACGGCGCTCGTGGCGGTGTGGCGAAAGAAGTCGGAAATAGCGGTCGGCAACATCGTCGGCTCGAACGTATTCAACCTGTGCGCCATCCTGGGGGTAACGGCGCTCATCTCGCCGATTCCCGTGTCGCGCAACGTGCTCAGCGTCGAGTTCGTGCAGATGACGGCTATCAGCGTGGTGCTGCTGCCGCTCGCCTGGCCCAAAGGGGGTTTCCAGGGCATCGATGGGGGACCGGCCTACCGCCTGCACCGCTCGGAGGGGTTGCTGCTGCTGGGCCTGTACGTGTTGTTCGCGCTGACGATCTTCGTGCGCGCCGGCAGGATCTGA